The sequence below is a genomic window from Sphingobacterium sp. ML3W.
TTGTTGTGCAACATCGAGCATGCCTTGGGAGATGTCTACCCCAATTATTTTTTTTGGATTCAATATCTTAATCGATTCCAGGGCAAAATCACCCGTTCCTGTCGCTACATCGAGCATGTACTGCGGAGCAATTGATTTTAAAGCATTGATTGCTTTTTTACGCCAAATTATATCGATACCTAAAGATAGAAAATGATTTAAAAAATCGTAAGTTTTTGAGATGTTATTAAACATGTCTGCAACTTGTTGTTTTTTACCGTCTTTTGCGTCTTTGTAAGGTTTTAATGATGATGCTTCATTTGTCATAGTAGCAAAGATACAATATTCTGATTGAGCTTTAATATGATCGAAAAGGAAAAAATGAAATCGCGGATTTTTCTGATTCAATCTCTTGTCGAATTAATAACAGGAATGTCCTTTTTAATATTTATTGGTTTTGTATTGTACGATTGCTAGGATAATTAGCGTAACTTTGTTAACATAGGGTAAAGTTGTTAACATTTATATAAGGTGTTGTTATTTAGCTATGGTTTTTGTTTATCAACATTTTTTCCCACATCAATTGTGGAAAAGTATCGATGTAAATCGATGTTTATCAAAAGCTTTTAGGGTCATTGTTTTCACAACTAATTTGACTGTGTACAACTCTTAAAAAATGTCAACCTTATTTTTTATACATTTGCTATCCGCTATCAATTTTTTAGCGTACATGCACACGTTTTGGATATCACATAAAGATGAGTAACGATAATAATTTTGAAGATAAAAATGCTGGAACTGGAAAGAAGACCAATTTCGGAGAGCGTAGAACTAAACTCAATAACTTAGTTGGCGGCATGGGCAAATTGCCTCCGCAAGCTTTGGATTTAGAGGAAGCAGTTCTAGGTGCTTTGATGTTGGAAAAGAATGCTTTAAGTGAAGTTATTGACATCCTTAAGCCAGAATCTTTCTATAAAGATGCACATCAGAAAATTTTCGAAGCTATTTTTAGTTTATTCCAAAAATCATCTCCCATAGATTTGTTAACTGTAACTGCTGAGCTTCGAAAGATGGGAGCTTTAGAGATGGTAGGTGGTGCTTACTATATAACGCAATTAACCGATCGTGTTGTTTCTGCAGCTAATATTGAATTTCATGCTCGGATTATTTCTCAGAAATATATTCAACGTGAATTAATTAAAGTTTCAACAGAGATCATCAACAGTTCTTATGATGAAACTTCTGATATCTTTGATTTGTTGGATCATGCAGAGAAGAGCTTGTTTGATATTGCTCAAAACAACTTAAGAAGAGATTCTAGGAAAATGGACGACATCATGCGTGAAGCAATATCTAATTTGGAGTTGTTGCGTGATCGTACTGATGGATTGACAGGAGTGCCTTCGGGTTTAACGGCATTAGATCGCATGACCTCAGGATGGCAACCTTCGGATTTGGTTATTATTGCTGCTCGTCCTGCAATGGGGAAAACAGCTTTCGTATTATCTATAGCACGTAATGCCGCGGTAGATCATAACAAGCCTGTTGCGGTTTTCTCACTAGAGATGTCATCGGTGCAGTTGGTGAATCGTTTGATTGCTGGTGAAACCGAAATAGAACAGGAGAAATTAAAGAAGGGGAATTTAGCCGATCACGAGTGGCAGCAATTGCATTCTAGAATTGGACGCTTGACTGAAGCGCCATTGATCATTGATGACACTCCGGCTTTAAATGTGTTTGAATTTAGGGCAAAATGTAGGCGTTTAAAGGCGCAGCATGATATTCAGATGGTTATTGTCGATTATTTGCAGCTTATGCAAGGTAAAGCTGATGGTAAAGGTGGTGGTAACCGTGAGCAGGAGATTGGTAGTATTTCAAGAGCCTTGAAATCTGTTGCGAAAGAGTTGAATGTTCCTGTATTGGCATTGTCTCAATTAAGTCGTGCGGTAGAGTCACGTCCTGGGAACTCAAAACGACCTATGCTTTCGGATTTACGTGAATCTGGGTCTATTGAGCAGGATGCGGATATGGTGTTGTTTTTATATCGTCCTGAATATTATGGTATGACAGAGGATGAAGAAGGACGTTCTACGGCTGGATTAGGAGAGGTTATTATTGCTAAGCATCGTAATGGTGAAACTGGTATTGTTCCACTTCGTTTTATAGGTAAATATGTGAAATTTGTGGATTTGGAAGATGAGTTCTCAGGAATAGGTGCTGCTGATGGGTTTAATAACCCTACTTCATTTAGCTCTCCTGCTATGAATCCTTCTGCCCTATTTAGTGGAGGTGATAAGGGCGGTATGACTGGTGGTATTACCATGCCATCACGAATGAATGATATGCCTGATGATGCTCCATTTTAATGAAAAATAATTAAATCGTCTAAGTTTCTCAGATTTTAGTCTGATCACTTGGAATGATGCTATATCATGATAAAGGGCTGTTCATAGAACAGCCCTTTATTTATTTCATGCGGATAATTTTATCAACCACATAAACGGTATTTCCGCGCCAAGGTAATATTCCATGGTACTCTTTATAGTGTAAGTCGAAAAATTTTCCACTGTTCGTTTCAAGCTGTTTGAAAATGGCATCATCCTCAATGGAGAATTCGAACTGATTGCTGGTAATACCTCCTGTTTTCATCTGTCCAAAACCTTCTTGGATAAGTTTGCCTTCGTAAGTTTTGAAAACGTTACCTTTTTTTACGGCGTAATTTAAATAGCCGGATTTAACACCTTCTCCAAATACGAAGTAATATTTATAATAGGTTGCACATGCTCCAATGGCTACGATGAGTAGGATAGCAATGGTTAAAAACTTTTTGAAACCACCTGATTTTTTTTGTGTATCAACAGAATTGTTCATAATATCTTTATTTTAATATAAATATATAGGTTTTATCGTCAATATAATTATTCCCTCTAAAATAGAGATAGTCGTTTTTATTTTAATGTAGCGTTTTGTCTAAAATTATGATCAGATGAGACATCTCTGTATATAATTATATAGATTTGTCTTGACAAGAAGTTATGATGGATAGCACGACAGATAGGAAGAGGAAAATTATCCATTTGGATATGGATGCATTTTTTGCTTCTGTTGATCAACGTGATTTTGAGGAGCTGCGAGGGAAGCCTATTGCTGTTGGTGGATCTCCAGATGGTCGCGGTGTAGTGGCTACCGCAAGTTATGAGGCGCGTAAATATGGCGTTAAATCAGCTATGTCTTCTTCAAGTGCTCTAAAATTGTGTCCCCATTTAATATTTACTAAGCCTAGATTTGACGTTTACAAGCAAGTGTCAGACCATATTCGTACAATTTTCAATCGTTATACGGATTTGGTTGAGCCCCTGTCTTTGGATGAAGCTTTTTTAGATGTTTCTGATGATAAGCAAAATATTGGATCAGCTTTGGAAATCGCAAAAAGAATAAAAATTGTGATAAAGGAGGAGCTTAATCTAACGGTATCAGCAGGGGTTTCTGTCAATAAGTTTGTTGCAAAGATAGCTTCGGACATGAATAAGCCAGATGGTCTTACTTTTATAGGTCCGTCCAAGATTTTTTCTTTTATGGAGGAATTGCCTGTCGAGAAATTCTTTGGCGTAGGGAAAGTGACAGCAAATAAAATGAGGTCATTAGGTATTTTTAAGGGTTTAGACTTAAAAAAGCAATCGCATACCGATCTGGTTCGATGGTTTGGGAAATCGGGCGATTTCTTTTACCAAATTGTAAGGGGAATCGATGATCGACCTGTCGTCCCGAATCGTATTCGTAAATCAATCGGTATTGAGGATACTTTTTCTAGTGATGTAGCGCATGTAGAAGATTTAAAATTAATCTTACAGGATTTAAGTACACGACTTTATGGTCGCTTAGAAAAAGGTGACAAGCGGGGGAGAACCTTAACATTAAAAGTGAAATATGCAGATTTTACAGTATTGACGCGAAGTGTTTCCATTTTACAAGTTTTTAAAAAGCAAGAAGAAATGTATCAAGTTGCTCTGGCGTTATTCCTTAAATTGGAGTCGGATAAAAAGGTTCGTTTAATGGGAATTTCGATTTCAAATTTTCAAGATGAAAATAATGAACGCTTCGAGGGGTATCAATTATCGCTGTTCGATGATGAATGAATTTTGTGTTCTTAATAACCTTGTTACAACTTAAATTTCTTATAAATAAGGGCAATTTCCTATCTTAGTGCTCAAACTTAGATAATCTTCATATTTAAATGAGTAAATTAATTACCGCGCTGAGTCTTACGGCTTTTATTCTGGTTTCAGAATCTTCAGTTCAAGCGCAACAAAAACGATTGGATTTTGATCAATCTTGGGGGAATCGAAATTCATTAACACAGAGCATCAACAGTTATTCAGGTTGGGCAAATAATAATGCTTACTTAGAACGTGATGCCCAAGATGGTATAACGTATCAAGTAGATTTGAAAACAGGAAAACGCGAAGTGTATATTGTGCCTGCTAAATCTTCTATAAAGGTATATGTCTCCAAAAATGATATTTTCATTCAGGATGGCAGTCAGGAAGCAAAGCAATTGACAAATTCTCCTGATATTGAAGAGCAAAATCCGACACTCTCTCCAGATGGCAATTTTATCGCATTTACACGCAAAAGTGATCTTTATGCTATTGATCTAGTTTCAGGAAAAGAAATTCGCTATACGAATGACGGTACAGATGTCATTTATAATGGTTGGTCTTCATGGGTCTATTATGAAGAAATTTTAGGTCGATCGACGAACTATAAAGCTTTTTGGTGGTCGCCGGATAGTAAAAAGCTCGCTTTTATGCGCTTTGATGATACCAAGGTTCCGATGTTTCCGATTTATGTCTCCAAAGGTCAGCACGGGTATCTTGAAGAGACACGTTATCCAAAGGCTGGTGATCCAAACCCAGAGGTTAAAGTTGGATTTGTCAACGCGACGGGTGGTCAAGTTACATGGTCTGATTTTAACGAAAAAGATGATCAATACTTTGGTCAACCTTACTGGAGTTTTGATAGTAAGAATATCATGGTGCAGTGGATGAACCGTGACCAAAATAATTTGAAGTTTTATCAGGTTGATCCTATCTCTGGCCAAAAAGTGGAGATTTATGACGAAAAACAACCTTCGTGGATTAACTTAGATCATGAAGAACGCATTACTTATTTAGCCGATAATAAACATTATATCTTAAAATCGGATCAGACAGGTTGGGCTCATTATTATTTGTATACGTTAGATGGTAAGCTATTAAATCCAATCACATCAGGTGACTGGCAAGTAACTTCATTGGAGTATATTGATGAGAAGTCTAAAGTGGTTTATTTTATGGCACGAAAAGAAAATTCGGCTCGTTGGGATTTGTATCGCGTTGATTTTTCAGGTAAAAACTTGAAGCGATTGACATTTGGAGATTATTCTCATGACGTGAAGGTTTCTCCGAATGGTCAATATTTCATTACGAATTATTCCAATGTGAGCACACCAAATAAAATAGCGTTAGTCGATAACAAAGGAAAAGTTATTAAGGAATTGGCCGATAGTAAAGCGGCGGATTTTAATGGATATAAATTTGGCGAAACAAAGTATTTCACTATTAAATCTGATGATGGACAGTATGATTTACCGGTGGTAGTTACTTACCCGACAGATTTTGATGAAACAAAAGAGTATCCCGTTATTTTTAGTATTTATGGTGGCCCTGATGCTGGAACAGTAAAAGATACTTGGAAAGGTACTAGAAGCCAATATTGGGCTAATGAAGGTGTTATTCAGGTCTCTGCCGACCACCGTGCATCTGGCCAATTCGGAAAACAAGGGGTAGCGCTTATGCATCGCAACTTGGGCCACTGGGAAATTATAGATTACGTTACGGTTGCAAAATGGTTTAAAGCGAAACCTTGGGTTGCTAAGCATAAATTTTTGATTACGGGCCATAGTTATGGTGGTTACATGACTTGTTTGGCTATGACAAAAGCGGCTGATGTTTTTGACTTTGGTATCGCTGGTGCTCCTGTAACATCGTGGGAATTATATGACACCCATTATACAGAGCGTTGGATGGATACACCTCAGGATAATTCTGAAGGATACAAAAATGGTTCTGTATTAACGTATGCAGATAAATATAAAGGTGTATTAAGAATTATGCATGGTGATATGGATGATAATGTTCATTTGCAAAATACCATGCAATTGGTGGATGCATTGACAGATCGTGCTGTTCCTTTTGAATTGATGATTTATCCTGGTAGCCGACATGGTTTTGAAAGATCTAAGAGTGCTTATGATTTTAAGGAACGT
It includes:
- the dinB gene encoding DNA polymerase IV; the protein is MMDSTTDRKRKIIHLDMDAFFASVDQRDFEELRGKPIAVGGSPDGRGVVATASYEARKYGVKSAMSSSSALKLCPHLIFTKPRFDVYKQVSDHIRTIFNRYTDLVEPLSLDEAFLDVSDDKQNIGSALEIAKRIKIVIKEELNLTVSAGVSVNKFVAKIASDMNKPDGLTFIGPSKIFSFMEELPVEKFFGVGKVTANKMRSLGIFKGLDLKKQSHTDLVRWFGKSGDFFYQIVRGIDDRPVVPNRIRKSIGIEDTFSSDVAHVEDLKLILQDLSTRLYGRLEKGDKRGRTLTLKVKYADFTVLTRSVSILQVFKKQEEMYQVALALFLKLESDKKVRLMGISISNFQDENNERFEGYQLSLFDDE
- a CDS encoding S9 family peptidase, whose amino-acid sequence is MSKLITALSLTAFILVSESSVQAQQKRLDFDQSWGNRNSLTQSINSYSGWANNNAYLERDAQDGITYQVDLKTGKREVYIVPAKSSIKVYVSKNDIFIQDGSQEAKQLTNSPDIEEQNPTLSPDGNFIAFTRKSDLYAIDLVSGKEIRYTNDGTDVIYNGWSSWVYYEEILGRSTNYKAFWWSPDSKKLAFMRFDDTKVPMFPIYVSKGQHGYLEETRYPKAGDPNPEVKVGFVNATGGQVTWSDFNEKDDQYFGQPYWSFDSKNIMVQWMNRDQNNLKFYQVDPISGQKVEIYDEKQPSWINLDHEERITYLADNKHYILKSDQTGWAHYYLYTLDGKLLNPITSGDWQVTSLEYIDEKSKVVYFMARKENSARWDLYRVDFSGKNLKRLTFGDYSHDVKVSPNGQYFITNYSNVSTPNKIALVDNKGKVIKELADSKAADFNGYKFGETKYFTIKSDDGQYDLPVVVTYPTDFDETKEYPVIFSIYGGPDAGTVKDTWKGTRSQYWANEGVIQVSADHRASGQFGKQGVALMHRNLGHWEIIDYVTVAKWFKAKPWVAKHKFLITGHSYGGYMTCLAMTKAADVFDFGIAGAPVTSWELYDTHYTERWMDTPQDNSEGYKNGSVLTYADKYKGVLRIMHGDMDDNVHLQNTMQLVDALTDRAVPFELMIYPGSRHGFERSKSAYDFKERVRFYYQYLLEKPIPKEFK
- the dnaB gene encoding replicative DNA helicase, which translates into the protein MSNDNNFEDKNAGTGKKTNFGERRTKLNNLVGGMGKLPPQALDLEEAVLGALMLEKNALSEVIDILKPESFYKDAHQKIFEAIFSLFQKSSPIDLLTVTAELRKMGALEMVGGAYYITQLTDRVVSAANIEFHARIISQKYIQRELIKVSTEIINSSYDETSDIFDLLDHAEKSLFDIAQNNLRRDSRKMDDIMREAISNLELLRDRTDGLTGVPSGLTALDRMTSGWQPSDLVIIAARPAMGKTAFVLSIARNAAVDHNKPVAVFSLEMSSVQLVNRLIAGETEIEQEKLKKGNLADHEWQQLHSRIGRLTEAPLIIDDTPALNVFEFRAKCRRLKAQHDIQMVIVDYLQLMQGKADGKGGGNREQEIGSISRALKSVAKELNVPVLALSQLSRAVESRPGNSKRPMLSDLRESGSIEQDADMVLFLYRPEYYGMTEDEEGRSTAGLGEVIIAKHRNGETGIVPLRFIGKYVKFVDLEDEFSGIGAADGFNNPTSFSSPAMNPSALFSGGDKGGMTGGITMPSRMNDMPDDAPF